The sequence GACCCCATATACCACTCAAATATGAACACTTGCTCACCTACTCCTCCTTtctaaaaaatacatcaaaatcaaatcaatattcAAAACAAACCTAGCAAACtatcaacaatatatatatagagtccTAATTCTACTCCATCTCTTCTCATAAATtccaaacaatatttttttccttacacTCTACCTTTTATTATCAAACCTCAATAGAAAGTATTGATTACACATGCAACATCAAAGCTTGTAAGAACAAGCATGAGCCAGCGCCAAAGGTTTAATTCCTTAGGGGCAATTCCCTTCTCATGGGAGAACCAACCAGGAGTGTCGAAGGCGATACAAGAGAACGATAACAAGCCGAAAACAGCTCCTAAGATCAAGCTAAGACCTCCTCCATGTCCACTTGATAGCCCGAAGGCGACGAAACCTACTATATATATTCCGCTTCCACCGTGTCCCTTTCAACCTACTCCGATGAGGTACAGTGAGCTTCGACGAGAAGATGATCCTTTTCTTGCTGCTTATATGAAGTGCACGAAGAGCGGGAAGCcggagaaggagaggaagagaAGTGGTGGTTTGTGGAAGGatggtttagggttagggttagggttttcatgcatgcatggttgTGGTGTTAGGAATGATAGCATGGTGAAGGTTTCACAAGTTCCTTCTTGTCTTGGTAGGAAGAGTAGTTACCTTTCAGTGAAAGAGATGAAAGAATGGTATAAACCCTAGGTTTAGTTCATTCactctttgaatttttttttaaggattatACATGAAGAATAATTGTCTAATTTTTATCTTATGGATGAAGAAGCtcaataattttcttcttttttttcatttaagtgAATTGAAAATTGTCAAGTGTTTgcaatgtaatttttaaatttttttcctgatattttttattctcaattctatatatatatatatatatatatatatattggtgaaaaagaagaatatgaaACACAGATAGAATTttagaaagtagagaagaaagattaaaaatctttttagtttcatttaaggaatttcttaaaaaaaattcatcaaatacTCCAATCTTTTTTCATTTAAGTGAatgaaaaaagaaggaaaacttTCAAGTATTtcaatgtatatgtatatatagggtttagggtttagttgaaggactaaaataaaataaataaaatacttcaTTAATGACTTCAAGTAAATGAGACAAGAAGCAACACACACAAGAGGATTTCTTTTAAGTTTTGTCATTCATGAGGGGGTTTGTTTTTTTAGGGTTATCTTAGATTGATTTGATTCCTTGGTGCAACTCCCAACTCACTAAAATACAAAACTTCTGAGCTAATTTAGAAAATGATGGCTCATATaccaatttttatttaactataaatATTTAGGTAGAGAAAGAGAGGACAGAgaatcaatttgtttttttccttctaaaatttttaaaattattagtcttttgaaatatttttgagCCAgtacattaataaataatagtcATAAGTAGTGGATGATAAGGTTAATCATAAAAATGAGATGAATGGAAATCAGTTATCAAAGTCATGCATAACCTATTTTGAGTTGTTTACAAGATTATTAGAACcttttaaataacaataaataaataaataaaatatgcaaGACCCAAAATGGTTATCTACTtggaattatatttatatatatatatttataaattttttcttgatAAGTTATCAAAAGACCATAGCTCACCATGGTTACAATAAATGAGtgataacataattaatttcaacataaaaaaatggttaattagacttttttttcaaaacctgATGACTTGTCCACAATCccattaaaaaaactcaaacttttaaataaaattttttttatatgaaaaactaGTAACTATAATTGAAGAGTCAACTAAAAGATATCTTGTTAATTAAAATGTAGATTTCTTGTTTCATTGAAAGTGATTAGTGTCTTGTTTGAATATCTTAtccttttataaaataataataataataaatatagcaAGAgaatatgtaataaataaataaataataaaggatAAATCTCAAGATAATTAGGATGTTTCCTCCAAAATCTTGATAATGGAATTCTTTTGCCCTAAGTTGGTGAAGTTTGACCACCCCATTAATATCACAAGTCACTAAAGAAGTTTCCAAGAGGTGGTCCATTTGACCTAAACTCTACTTTCCAACCCTAATTTAGAATTTAATGATATGCTTGCATAAATCTTTAGGtcaaaatcaattggatattatttttttttttaaaaaaaggccTAAGATTGTTTcttgggatatatatatatatatatatgcaaatatgcATTTTTATAGGGCTATACATGCAAAATTCACAAGAAAACAAAGCCATTCATGGTGCATATTTATTCATATGGTGTACAATAGATATGATACCAAGTAATCAATGTGACATTTAACATGAAGGAAAAATACATTATATgagtccaaaaataaataatgaatgttTATTACCTTAAAATTTTGAAGACATTTAACATGAGTGAAACAACTCAAGCATTTGGAGAACTATTTCTGCTAGCATTTCATCAAAGATTGCAGCTTCAATCTCAATCACAATCTTATCAATAATAAGCTCTCTGTTCTTCTCCAATTCGATCTTGTTTTCGTTATACACCGATTTGTGAATTGATGATAATAAACTCTTATCTTTGACTGATCAACATCACAATgcagcaaaaaaaataaaaaaaataaacaacatttaaaatcaattataagTTTCTATGTTCATGCAAATGTATTGTTTCAGAAAAACTTACTCTGGTTGTCAACTGGTGAGCACTCAAGCACATAAACAATGTCTAATTTTGTTCCCGAAGAACACGATTTTCGGATGAACTTTCGATGAAAAAGTTTTGTGAACAAACATTTGATGGTGCTAATTCTAAAAAGTCTCCTACATTTGTAACAAGGAAAGCACAATGTTAAAGAATGAGAACGGAAGATCTTATCTGAGTGACCATTTTCGGAGAGAAATGGCTCCTGCTGTTCTTCTAGTAGCTCGAAAAGCCGTCTTTCTCTCAAAAAAGCCATGGAACATCAAACCTGCAGATAATCACAGCATATCATCAGGAAAAGAACCCAACAAACATTGAGTGGATCCAAGTGAGTTATAGATGTCTGACCTGTCAACGAAAAAAGATAAGCATAGTTGTAATGGTCCCTATAGTTCTTGTCTCCTACTGAGCCAAGAGAACACAAAGCATGGACAACATGAAAGCATAaagtgaaattaatttaaaaatttgaatgttTGTTTGCATCAGTGATGACCACAACATTGCTGATTAATTCAGTAGTGTTTTTGAAGAGTTGATTAAACAACATACAGGTGGGAAAGCCTTCCGGTGAATAATAACTAGAGCTTCAACACTCTAATATCTCAGGTATAGGAGCTCTACAGCTTTTGAGATTTTCCACCATGGCTTTTGATTTGCTGTAGAGGGAGGTGAGCAGGCCTTCCCTTTGTGCAAATGCAAGACTGAATTGTCGAATTTCATCTTTGAGGTCCTTCAGCTTCTGCTTTTCAATGTTTAGATTCTTCAGCAACTCTTCCTTTTCAGCAGTGAGAAGTTCAACATTTTCTTTGGACATGGAGAGAGTTTGCACAAGAGAAGCATTTTGCTCTCTCAGAAGTTTGCATTCATTTTCCAGTTTGGCACATATTTCCTTTGAAGCTTCAAGCTCTTGTTTGTGAAGGCTGCAGTCAGCTTCTTGACTACTAGTTTCTTCAGTACTGGTTTCCTCTAAAGCATGCTCCTTCAAACAATGTATAATCGAAACGTAAATATTATACAAGTGTAAAGCATTAGTGTAACATCTCATTCTTACATCGTAGAAGGGAACaaaaagatatgaaaaaaaaacctatggtcaagttcaaagttcaaacaCAATTGCTGTCAAATGGGATTCTACACTGACTGATTTCTGCAAAAAAGCTGACTAGCAAAAAGAACAAACACAAAGAATGGCAGTGATGATGCAAGCCTAGAACAtcataatacatatatatatatatatgctgaaTTAATGATAACACATTAAGTTACAGTAGATATAACAAGGACATTTCAGTTCTAACTTTGCAACATCAGAATTTGACAGTTTTAAACTTACACAAATAGCAAATATTTTGATAGGTGCCAAGCatctaaaaacttaattattcaACAGCATTGAAATGTTAATTGTGGTATGTATCACAGTCTTCAAgtatgaaaacacaaataaatggATTCAGACAAGTAAAACTCCAATCTAACATAATTTCTGTTCATGGATGAAACCTCAAACATTTCCTTGATATAAAAGGACATTGAGTTGGACCAAATGTTGTGCCTTGGCCTATTTATGCAGGAAGCTAAGCTCAGAATGGTTGTTGAAGAGCATAAAACCTTCAATGAACAACCTCAAAGGGGACATcagagaataaaatatatattaaggtgCACTTTGTTCACCACCGAATTGTTTAAGTACAAAGGAGCCAGAAAATGATGTTCAAACAAAAAACCCAAATTCAACATGTTCCCTGTGCAGCTCccttataaaaacaaacatggCACCGTACCTTATGATTTGAATGGTAAACTGTTCATATTTCAAAAAGCTGCGTGCTTTTTTCTAAGTTTGTCATTTTGTTTGGTGAAGCATGCTAGgttaatctttaaaaatataataacaacacCAGGAAATTCCTTGTCTACATTAATTAAGCAGAAAAAACTAGGTTTCACATTCTATACATTTTAATGAATTTGGGCTTGGACTTGCCTATAACTACTGGTAAGAGCAACTAAATTCCTGTGGCTACAAAAGATCAAAAGATCTGCAAATCTACACAACACAACCGTGCATGACTGCAGATCATGGAATTGTAAGAATAATaccttttggatttccatgcaATGGTATGAGTAATTTCACTTGAAGGAATTCTTCGGAGAGAACataaaagactaaaaaaatgaTGTGTGCCAGAAGGTAAAAGAACAAAGGAACCAAATAATTGGAAACCATTATAAATGGCATAAGCAGAGCTTAACAATAAATTAGCAGACAGAATAGAACTCACAAGAGATGCATCTTGCGACAAGAACTGATTATTTCTGAACGGGGTCATATCAAGTGTGTCAAGGTCAGTAGTTAAACCCTTGTTTAAGCGCAGCCACATATCTTCATCAGCAATGCTGTCAAAACTATCTGGGATAGGGCTTGACTCAATGGCACTTGAATAGACTGAACGTTTCATGACAAAATTATTGGGCATAGATTTGAAATTTGGAGTTTTGAAGACATCAAGTTGCACGCCATTGTTTCCATTAAAAACATGCTTGGAGATCTCCCCTGAATCAACCTTTTCCAGTGAATAACCAGAGTTAACACATTATACGAGTTGATCAATAGCAAATGGCATCTCACAAATAACAGACACAATCTTTTATCTTTTGTAGACATAAAGGAAATGCATTACTCATAATGTGCAGTAAATTACCTGACACGAATTTTGAGTTTGACCTGAGGAGAATGAAAGATCATTCAAATTCTCGATCTTCTTTTGTTGCTCCTTTATATGATTTTCTAGTGTTTCACgagcttttctttcttcttcaagTTGCGTAGCCAGTTTGTCACGCTCCATTTCCGACTGACATTCATAAAGATTTATGGAATGTGTGAGAATACATAATGAGAGAGAAGGCTCAAAATATGGCTAATTTTGAACTCCCATTGTTACCTTGAGCATGTCATTACGCTGTTTCAAGATCACTTGTTCAAGTACCTCAGAGTGAGATCCCTAGACAGGAGGCACAGAGCATACATTAGTAACTTAAAAAAGAATGACTTCCGGATCAAAACTTATTAAGCAATGACATTGTATAAAAGGATTGATCACCTGAAGTTTTTTGCGAAGCTCTTCTATTTCAAGCTTTTGCCTTCTCAACAGGGCAGCATCAGTTAATACCTGTCACACAGCCATTGATGACAGACATTATTACCCATATTCTTTAAAACATTTAAGGGAATAAGTATAGATTCTGAACAAAATGTGATAAGGAAGTAAATCAGAGTTCTGTGTTTTGATTGTGTATCAGAAGAATATGTGGACGACCATGAAGAAACAAACACCAacaacataacaaaaaaaaactatgaataaATTGGCATATATTTggcacacgcacacacacaagacaataaaagtataaatcTCAAGAACCATTGAAAAACCACTTGCATAATCAAAGGCTATGATTGCCCTTTCAGTTACAAGTTCATATATTGTCAGCGTCCTTATTTTGTATATAACTTTAAACAGATTGTCCACATTACTTTAAGTAAAAGGCAAAGCAAAACGGACCTCATTCACTTGAGCGCAGTTTGTAATTCTCTTAGCTCTGCTAGCAAATTGCAGTGTTCCTTTAGTTTCCTCAACGTGAACCTGTCGTTGTAAATGGAGTATCAGAACTCTATCTGACCTACAAAAGAAACATTGAACAACACCTACATACTTCCTCTGGAGCAACAGTACAAATTATCGAGGTTTTAGCATTGCCACCAAGAGCAGGTTGAAGTATCCGAGTCAGCTTACTATCTCGATATGGAATGTGCGCCCTGCATCAGCTATTCTCATTTATTAATGAAGCCATTAAGGCATCTACTGTGAATAAGGTAGAATTATCTACAAACGTTTGTATTCATGTGAAACTAGAAATAGTTAACAGGTAACAAATAAGGGATCAACAAAACAAGCAAGCAAAGAGGTGAATTCTGAAATGCCTTGAGTGAAACTTAAGCAAACACAAAAGATTCTTGGCATTAGTGAACTTAGAGACAACATGATATTAGCTGACCAATGAACAATAAAATAGATCAATACTGAACTAGAAAAATAATGCACTTTCTCAAGAAACACAAACagattaaaacaataaaaacatatgaacAATATAACACAATTATTGTAGCAGAAAGCAgctgaagattaaaaaaaattgcatgaatTGTCAAAATAGAACTGGTTGCGTGTGACCTTTGCTTTCCTTCGCTTAACTTATTTATCACATTACCAAGAACCATTAAGCTCTTGTTAATGTGTTTTCCTTCCTTCAATCGAACTCCTCCTGCCCCTGTCTTGGCAATACGCTCTGACCCAGCTAAATCCACCAGGTTCTGAACAACAAAAGATAACATTCATTAATCAGTGATTATCTACATGCAATACAAAGTTCAATGCTCAGAACAGGTATAAAAGAGTAGCACAAACCAAGACAGAGACACGGATAGCATCTGTATCTGAGACATCACCCGAGGATGTGGTATTCTTGACACTGCTTTCAATGACCTAGATTGAGATGGCCAATAAAAGGACATTTTGATGGCAAGAGTAGAACTGAAATTCATCAATAAGAAAtgaaaatcaaagcaaaatcATACCATCCTAAATATTGTGTGTGACCTGCTACTACGTGCATTCATGTTTGTTTCACCAAAATGTCGATTTGCTGCGACAAGCCAGTATGTTACCTCCACTACCATAGCTTTCACTAGTAGAGGAAATAAGGGATAAAAGTTCTGAGACAATCTTACTTTCCCCGAGCTTGATTAACTCCAGCACTTGGTCAGTGTTGTTCACAATTTCCTCTCGGAGACCTGCCACATAAACTCCACGCTACAAATTCCCCCAAAAAGAAGATCATAAGACTGTGAACACAAGaacaatatttaatttaaaaatctttcgCATAGTATCAACTCACCTCCAAGCTCTCATGGATGGGGAGCTTCTGGTTACCCAAAACCAGCAAATCATTGATCTCTTCATTATAAATCTCCATGTACGAAACCCTAATCAAGAACTCTCGCTCTGTAACCTACGAAACCAACACCAAAACACCAAGAATCCATCATCTAAAACCACAGAACATtacaaaattcaacaaaatctCAACTTTCCCTCATTATACCATCTGGATCATCTCAAAAACATCCCTAACCGCAAGCTGAATGATCCCCGGATCACTACCAGACCCATTCATGGTATATGTTTTACCGCTGCTCGTCTGCCCGTAAGCAAACACCGTCCctgcaaatcaaatcaaatcaaaacaagaCAACCCAATTAATCCATACTCAGGCGAACAGATCCCTAATCCCTACCATTAAAGCCGTCGACGGCGGCGAGGATGATGGGGCTAGTGAGGACTTGGTGAACGGAGGAATTAGTAGTGGAATGGTCGAAGACGTGGTCGAAAGAGAAGGAGGGGGAAGAGGAGGTGGGATTCGGGGTGCCAAGGGGGCGGTGGAGGGAAATGCGGTTGTCATCTAGATGCCATTGCCGATCAGAGGGCAAGGGATCAGAGGTGGATGGCCGGAAGCGAACGGCGACGGAGATCTTCTCCATTGGAGATCGAGGAGGTACCTttcttcctctttcttcttctcgagCGGGTTTAGGGAATTTGAATTTGGGATTGAGGTGACTTTGAGATTCGTGCccttttttattgattgattgaaatttttttttttttccaacccTAGATTTTTAAAACATACTTTGTTTTTGCGGCaaagataaagttaaaaaagGTTTAGGGCGTTTGAATTGAACGAATGGTTAATATTATTAgaatgggatttttttttttgagaaaagcgACAAAGCGTCGAACCCGCGACGAATACGCGGCGAGTCCGCCACTACCGAACCTTGCCCTCACCTTGAGtgagatggggatcgaactcgaAAGCCATATTCGAGGCGAACACCCTACACaagggacccgatgccaatagaccaaatggtcatTGGCAGAATGAGATTTATTACATAcagtaatattattattacccCATGATTGGttataaaactattaaaaaataaataaatactgtAGATAATGAGATTATTTACAGTTAAGGACTtctattactttaaaaaaattgggagATTGGGGAGTAATGAATAGTATTAATgatgaaatgatatttttgtctCTAGTtaaggtttaattaaaaaaatcattaattcaaataattaattataacaattaaagtaaatagtaattaattggctaatttaaatatttaattataataattaatatgaattatttaatatacatatttgattattataatgaaaagtgaaatgacatttttgccctaaatgaagatttaattaaacaaataatcaGTTTACGCATTTAATTATTACccattaaagtgaaatgacacttttacccttgcaagatatttaattaaataaaattcattaatttgaatagttaactaaaataattaaagctaataatgatgaaaaagatatttaatttaaatatttaatcgtaataattatttttaataataatatttaaaatattttataaataagaaatatcattaaatattactcattattttatttataaaatatatttatttgtattagcataaaggtaattttatataataccatccattattttatataatatcatttatttattgtaaaggGGTATACaagtaattttactaaaattctctttcatacttttttttctattcCATTCCCATTCTCTCCAACTAAACAatgttttattactatttttattcccttcaTTTTAATTCCTCCTTTATCTCATTCCGCAAATCAAACGCACCCTAATGCCAACGAGAAGtaaagttatatataatattataaaaatattcattgagaatctcaaatcaaaacaaaagaattttcttATAGATGGATTGCCAGAGGTTAGTGATAATGGGTTGTTAATGACTTAGACGGTAGGTCACCGATGACATATCACTGATAAACTACTAGTGAGTAGATCACCAATGATCGATGATGGTGGGTACCATAGATGGGTGGTCAATGGCAGTGGATTATGGATTGTGagataaaatagtaaatataataaacttataaggggccgtttggtatGTGGTAAAGTAACAACTTTATTAGGGAAAGTAAAATTGTGAAAGACTTCACACGTTTGGTTTTAATATGAGCAATGCAAAGTAACAGtctttatgtaattattttctctttaattAGGGAAAATGATTCATAGGGGGGATGGTGTGAAAAGGATTACACAGTGGCTGTGAAAATATTAAGTGAGTGAAATTCCGATACTAcccttatttaaataaatttttttctttatctttctctttattttaaaaactttagaGCAAAACTCCttcgtttttcttttctttccaaaattcTAGGGCGAGAGAGATCactcattagatttttttttttaatattatttttattttactttttaaatttttttgtttgttatatttttatatttttggaactAGATTTTAGCTTTTTGTATAGTTTTAATGAATTCATTTGATGTTACAAGGGTTTTTGGT comes from Dioscorea cayenensis subsp. rotundata cultivar TDr96_F1 chromosome 15, TDr96_F1_v2_PseudoChromosome.rev07_lg8_w22 25.fasta, whole genome shotgun sequence and encodes:
- the LOC120277989 gene encoding uncharacterized protein LOC120277989, coding for MSQRQRFNSLGAIPFSWENQPGVSKAIQENDNKPKTAPKIKLRPPPCPLDSPKATKPTIYIPLPPCPFQPTPMRYSELRREDDPFLAAYMKCTKSGKPEKERKRSGGLWKDGLGLGLGFSCMHGCGVRNDSMVKVSQVPSCLGRKSSYLSVKEMKEWYKP
- the LOC120278144 gene encoding uncharacterized protein LOC120278144 — protein: MAFLRERRLFELLEEQQEPFLSENGHSDKIFRSHSLTLCFPCYKCRRLFRISTIKCLFTKLFHRKFIRKSCSSGTKLDIVYVLECSPVDNQIKDKSLLSSIHKSVYNENKIELEKNRELIIDKIVIEIEAAIFDEMLAEIVLQMLELFHSC
- the LOC120276952 gene encoding kinesin-like protein KIN-7L; this encodes MEKISVAVRFRPSTSDPLPSDRQWHLDDNRISLHRPLGTPNPTSSSPSFSFDHVFDHSTTNSSVHQVLTSPIILAAVDGFNGTVFAYGQTSSGKTYTMNGSGSDPGIIQLAVRDVFEMIQMVTEREFLIRVSYMEIYNEEINDLLVLGNQKLPIHESLERGVYVAGLREEIVNNTDQVLELIKLGETNRHFGETNMNARSSRSHTIFRMVIESSVKNTTSSGDVSDTDAIRVSVLNLVDLAGSERIAKTGAGGVRLKEGKHINKSLMVLGNVINKLSEGKQRAHIPYRDSKLTRILQPALGGNAKTSIICTVAPEEVHVEETKGTLQFASRAKRITNCAQVNEVLTDAALLRRQKLEIEELRKKLQGSHSEVLEQVILKQRNDMLKSEMERDKLATQLEEERKARETLENHIKEQQKKIENLNDLSFSSGQTQNSCQVDSGEISKHVFNGNNGVQLDVFKTPNFKSMPNNFVMKRSVYSSAIESSPIPDSFDSIADEDMWLRLNKGLTTDLDTLDMTPFRNNQFLSQDASLEHALEETSTEETSSQEADCSLHKQELEASKEICAKLENECKLLREQNASLVQTLSMSKENVELLTAEKEELLKNLNIEKQKLKDLKDEIRQFSLAFAQREGLLTSLYSKSKAMVENLKSCRAPIPEILEC